A single Oncorhynchus kisutch isolate 150728-3 linkage group LG19, Okis_V2, whole genome shotgun sequence DNA region contains:
- the LOC109864813 gene encoding alpha-1B adrenergic receptor isoform X2, translating into MNLTTDDATHLWGNYSLLEQYDATVGTPWLSESPGEVDLTRAIPLGFVLGAFIVFAIVGNILVILAVMTNRHLRTPTNYFIINLAIADLLLGTTVLPVSATLEILNYWVFGRIFCDIWAAVDVLCCTASIMSLCVISIDRYIGVSHPLQYPSIVTEKRALLAMLGVWVLSVVISIGPLLGWKQPPLPDNTVCLITEEPFYALFSSLGSFYIPLVVILSMYFRVYVVAKRTTKNLEAGVMRERMNTSELTLRIHKGSQVQDDSSSTGKGRANQARSSLTVKLLKFSREKKAAKTLGVVVGMFTLCWLPFFLALPIEPIPCGA; encoded by the exons ATGAATCTGACCACTGACGATGCGACTCATTTATGGGGAAATTATTCCTTATTGGAACAATACGACGCGACAGTGGGGACACCGTGGTTGTCAGAGTCGCCTGGTGAGGTGGACCTTACCCGTGCCATCCCGCTCGGCTTCGTCCTGGGGGCTTTCATCGTGTTCGCCATTGTGGGCAACATCCTCGTCATTCTGGCGGTGATGACCAATAGGCACCTGCGGACCCCGACCAACTACTTCATTATAAACCTGGCCATCGCTGACCTGCTGCTGGGCACCACAGTGCTGCCGGTGTCTGCCACCCTGGAGATTCTTAACTACTGGGTGTTCGGCCGGATCTTCTGTGACATCTGGGCGGCAGTGGATGTTTTGTGCTGCACGGCGTCCATCATGAGCCTGTGCGTAATTTCTATCGACCGTTACATCGGGGTGAGCCATCCGCTGCAGTACCCGAGCATAGTGACCGAGAAGCGGGCACTGCTGGCCATGCTTGGGGTGTGGGTGCTCTCGGTGGTCATATCCATTGGACCCCTTCTCGGGTGGAAGCAGCCGCCGTTGCCGGACAACACTGTGTGCCTCATCACCGAGGAACCGTTTTACGCACTATTTTCCTCCCTCGGTTCCTTCTATATACCACTGGTGGTTATCTTGTCCATGTATTTTAGGGTTTATGTAGTCGCCAAACGGACCACCAAGAACTTGGAGGCCGGGGTGATGAGGGAGAGGATGAACACGAGTGAGCTCACGCTCAGGATCCACAAGGGATCTCAGGTGCAGGATGACAGTAGCAGCACTGGGAAGGGCCGTGCAAATCAGGCAAGGAGCTCCCTGACGGTGAAACTTCTGAAATTCTCCCGGGAGAAGAAAGCAGCTAAAACGTTGGGAGTCGTGGTTGGCATGTTTACGCTTTGTTGGCTGCCGTTCTTCCTTGCGTTACCCATtg AGCCAATACCATGTGGAGCCTGA